A window of the Herpetosiphon gulosus genome harbors these coding sequences:
- a CDS encoding thioredoxin family protein, producing MQRWWRVLYGVIIVGLVGCGVATPTATPVAKSRVQAVLAASNLVVGPNRLPIGLIVDGSPINDPNVQVKLRLYYLDGTDAEKTQVAGEGSADYFGQGLPAGIYVTYPDFKKAGDWGVEVEATLPGKEPTVSTLRLSVLAQDPTPAIGSKAIAVDTPTVKTAPDLSQISSDPKPNPALYQLSIADAIKSGKPTAILFGTPGFCKTATCGPSVTVLGNLQQTYGEKMNFIHVEVYKFPFSESVQANPPLLVPAMAEWRLPSEPWLFLLGKDGTIVNKYEGGITTEELGPMIDTILAQGI from the coding sequence ATGCAGCGCTGGTGGCGGGTTCTCTATGGTGTGATTATTGTTGGTTTGGTGGGCTGTGGTGTAGCTACACCAACCGCAACTCCGGTGGCCAAAAGTCGCGTTCAGGCAGTTTTGGCGGCTTCCAATTTGGTCGTTGGCCCAAATCGTTTGCCAATTGGCTTGATCGTCGATGGCTCACCGATTAACGACCCCAATGTGCAAGTCAAATTGCGCTTGTATTATCTTGATGGAACCGATGCTGAGAAAACCCAAGTTGCCGGTGAAGGCAGTGCCGATTACTTTGGCCAAGGCTTGCCCGCTGGCATCTATGTGACCTACCCTGATTTTAAAAAAGCTGGCGATTGGGGGGTTGAGGTTGAGGCGACGTTGCCAGGCAAAGAGCCAACCGTCAGCACCTTGCGGCTCTCGGTTTTGGCCCAAGATCCTACACCTGCAATTGGTAGCAAAGCGATTGCAGTCGATACGCCAACCGTCAAAACTGCGCCTGATCTGAGCCAAATCAGCTCTGATCCAAAGCCAAATCCGGCCTTGTATCAATTGAGCATTGCCGATGCGATTAAGAGCGGCAAGCCCACCGCAATTTTATTTGGCACGCCAGGCTTTTGTAAAACCGCTACCTGTGGCCCCAGCGTCACAGTTTTGGGTAATTTACAGCAAACCTATGGCGAAAAGATGAATTTTATCCATGTGGAAGTTTATAAGTTCCCATTTAGCGAATCAGTTCAAGCCAACCCACCGTTGTTAGTGCCAGCTATGGCCGAATGGCGCTTGCCGAGCGAGCCATGGTTGTTCTTGCTCGGCAAAGATGGCACGATTGTCAATAAATATGAGGGTGGAATTACCACTGAAGAGCTTGGCCCGATGATTGATACCATCTTAGCCCAAGGGATTTAG